The Mastomys coucha isolate ucsf_1 unplaced genomic scaffold, UCSF_Mcou_1 pScaffold20, whole genome shotgun sequence nucleotide sequence atgccattaattctagcacttgggagacagaagcaggcagatctttgagtgtgaggtcagcctggtaggcagagcaagttctaagacagccagggctacactgagaaatcctgtctcaaaaaaacaacaaaacaaaagataagaaaaaaaaaaagacaacaatatGTACActagaaagtaaaaaaataaaagcaatcttCACGAAAGCCAGGCACGGTAGGTCATGTCTTAATCTCATACTTGGAAGGCTAAGACAGAAAAATCACAATAAATTGAAAGCCAGCCTGTGATGGGAGTGAAcccttacctttaaaaaaaaaaaaaattccgaAAAATAGGGATATCCATATAATTCAGCACATAAAAGTGCTTAAGGCACAAGTCTAACAACCAAAGTTTGACCCCTGCCATCCACAGTGGGAGAGCCAAATCCCAAAAGCTTTGACCTTTGAGGGAGGGAGTGATCcagcttctgtgtgctcaggcacacacataatgaataaatgaacacaaAATGTATCAAGGTCTATTGAAAAACAAGGTGTAAGAGACAGTTGCACGTTAAATGCTTAAGCAATTTTCATACAATCATCTCCAACAGAACTGTTCACAGTTCTCAAAGCAATCAGTCTCAACCACCTGCAACTATTACTCTGAAATACGCCTGGCAAAGAAACTACCTGAGTCCTGGGCCTTTTCTTAAGGGGtcaattgaaaaattaaaaatggtacAAAGAGATCAAGCACAAGAACGGGGGCTTAGGGGGGTGATGCGTGCCCTGATGCCAacagggggaaggaaaagaaaaagcagatagCACTTTTGAGGGGCTAAGAGCAATGAGACACACTCCTTCATGGTTGGTTGCTATAGAATGAAGTTGTCTAAACACCAACATCTTCCTTGTGTGTAAAAACCTCATTCACTCACGTTCACAATTTACCTACCCCAAGTCAACGCAAAGAAGGGATTCTCTTCCCTCAGCGAATTCTACTCATCTGGCcaagaaaaagaaccaaaaccCTAAAGTGGCAATGTGAGATCTGCTGCAGCAGCCCCTCCAGCTACCTCCAAGGCAACATCCATGCCTCGTTTTCCATCTGAAACACAACCTTTCCCCTTCCATCTAACCAGGTTCAAAATAATAAGATCATCTTAAACATTTCCCATCCGATCCACCTTGGCCGCACCCCAACTCCAGGGCTCCCCAGTAGCCCCCACgtcctgtctccccacccccgGCTCTCGGAGGGCCAGaagccccccacctcccacctccaccaGAGATTCCTTACCGCCAGCGCCTTCGCTCCCGCCCAATCCGGGAGCTCCGCAGGGCGCGGCCGCCGGTGGTCTCGGGTGCGCTGGGGCGGGGTCcgccccccccacctccccatcctcctcccggACCCCCGGCCCAAAGCGGAGGGGGAGGGGTCCCAAAGGCTCACCTACAGCTCCGCCCCTCCCCAGGGGCactctgccctgcccagccaggGCCGGGAGCGCCGAGCCGGGTAGGAAACGACAAATGCCTCGGCGCCTGCGACCTCAGGGCAGTTCGAGGTTCCGCCTGACGAGCGTGCGGCTGCCGACGCGGCCGCCTTACTCTCCTCAgggccgccgctgctgctgccgTTGCTGCTACTGCTTCCCGGACAGCCTGCCGCCGACACTACCAcagccgccgccaccgccgccgccagAGCCAGAGCCACGGCACGACCGGCGCCCACGACGTCACCACGCCCCGCCCTCCGCGCACACCTAGCCCCGCCCCCTGCCGCCCGCGCGGCGCCCTCGCCCCGCCTCCCTCTCTTGCGGGTGGACGGGCTTTCCCtcgtccccccaccccctccccggGGAAGCGCCCCGCGACGCGGCTCAGCGGGACCGCACGCCAGGATCGACCAGGGCGGCGCTTCGAGGCCGCGAAGGTAACTGGGTGCCGAGGCAGAGTTGCGCCACACGTAGCGCCgcccctcttacacacacacacacacatacacactctcacacacacacacacacacacggccgaGCGTCCACGGGGAGCCCGGGCCGCGATGTCGAGCTAGGAAGGTGCGGACGAGGAGAGGCGGCGTTTGTCTCCTCCTGCTTGCCGTAGGACGTAGGCGGCTGGAAGCCCCAGAAGTGGAGTGGCCTTTCCCAAACCTGGAGTCGCCCCGCCCCCTCCTTGGCAAGCCCGTTACCCGAACCCTGGGACGGCCGCCACCTTAGGAAATAGCTCAGGGCTTGTCACTAGAGCCACGGCTGCCTGGACACCCTTTGTCCAAGAGAAgttagcttgctttcttctcacCCCTGGCTTTTGCGCTATGAGGCTGCGGAAGGCAATAATACTCTTGAGTCATCTGGGCTGTGCAAGCGGTCACTGTAAAAGACTCTTGCCTCAGTAGGTGGCTTTTTTGCTAGGATCATTCCGGGGAGGAAGAGTGTGGGCGGAACCTTCTGTCCACATGCAGTGCGAGTACGGTGCCAAATGCTTCACCGCGGTACCTTTTTTATTTAGCCCTCTCACCGAGCAAGGCGAACTACAAAGCAGCTGCTACCTTATTTTAGACAACCCAATTTTCTGGTGCTGAATCTCAACCATTTCCTTTTGTCAAGTGCAGGCAAAAAATACAAAGGTGGGGGCAACACACAGTTACTAATCTTAAAAATGTAGATACGCTATCTCTAAGCCGAAAATCCCAAGGGTGGTGTGAATTATACTCATCCTCATACTCACAGGGTTTATTAAGCTAATTTAAAATGAGATGAGAGGAGTTAAGACTCATCGGTTTACTCATCCCTAACCTCCCACTATCATAATTAACCGGCTTACACCCTTCATAATCCCATTAACATTTTCCCCCATCCTGTAGTATTCACGTTCATTCACCAAACTGTATTTTGTCCTTTCCAGATTCTCTTAATTGTCCCCTCCCAAAATGCACTTGGGTCATTAGAGCTCCTTGGGCACGCTGAACTGACTCCCCTTCAGTACATCTAACATATGACAACCAATTGTTAGAGAGTGTGCAGCCAAACGGGACTATACAGCAGCCAGAGAAGAATCTTCAAAGATTTCATTTctggggctgggcagatggcttagtggatacgAGCATTTGCTCTGCACACATGAGGGCCTAAGtgtgaatccccagcacccacataaaacccAGGCATGCCTTCGAGTATCTGTAACACCAGCACTGCTGAGGGAAAGACGGGTTGATCCCAAAATTTGGCTAAAGATGAACTTCTGATGCAGTgaaagaccctttctcaaggCAACAAGGCAGAgggcaatagaggaagacacctgatgtcataCTCTCCCccttacatatgcatacactgagagagggagggaggaagggaaggagagacagacagacagagacagacagacaaagattTCACTTCTTAGATATCTAGGTACTCACCAAATGA carries:
- the LOC116099500 gene encoding protein naked cuticle homolog 2-like, with amino-acid sequence MPRRLRPQGSSRFRLTSVRLPTRPPYSPQGRRCCCRCCYCFPDSLPPTLPQPPPPPPPEPEPRHDRRPRRHHAPPSAHT